One stretch of Amycolatopsis sp. NBC_00345 DNA includes these proteins:
- a CDS encoding DUF402 domain-containing protein encodes MTDLHPPKVETFDPAARVNIDPKGVTREVEEFREEPFGLYLARPTPGRAQFRYLESWLLPELGLRVTDFWFNPGHERDQDFYLDVVRVRRDGARWIATDLYLDLVLKDKVSVRVIDNDELVAAVAEGLLPQSEAEYALEATYAAVEGLAGHGYDLAAWLSTKDVTLTWRRHP; translated from the coding sequence ATGACCGACCTGCACCCGCCGAAGGTGGAGACCTTCGACCCGGCCGCTCGTGTCAACATCGACCCCAAGGGCGTCACGCGGGAGGTGGAGGAGTTCCGCGAGGAGCCGTTCGGCCTCTACCTCGCCCGTCCCACGCCCGGGCGCGCCCAGTTCCGCTACCTCGAGTCCTGGCTGCTGCCGGAGCTGGGGCTGCGCGTCACCGACTTCTGGTTCAACCCCGGCCACGAGCGGGACCAGGACTTCTACCTCGACGTGGTCCGCGTGCGCCGCGACGGGGCCCGCTGGATCGCCACCGACCTCTACCTCGACCTGGTGCTCAAGGACAAGGTGTCGGTACGCGTGATCGACAACGACGAGCTGGTCGCGGCCGTCGCGGAGGGCCTGCTGCCGCAGTCCGAAGCCGAGTACGCGCTCGAAGCCACGTACGCCGCTGTCGAGGGCCTCGCCGGGCACGGTTACGACCTCGCCGCCTGGCTGTCCACAAAGGACGTCACGCTGACCTGGCGGCGGCACCCCTAG
- a CDS encoding CHAT domain-containing protein has translation MSFDDLVRGFRQRLTVCQQQGQADELLSDSMAAEASELWRAAQPPDAVHVTPADEERLAVASHTLGWLFYLRFSVLAPGPDRLGQLARLVVHLLPLAGTTAVLPENMREVLGPDADPVVQGKIAFDLAREGQAVDDPYLLDAAIILLTGAVSADHGSRPLLLYNLSLAYLARHELYHNAADLTRSVEVGEQAIAAAPADDPDRIEKLGNLSVCYLRRYEQTEQAADLDRAIELGGQALAATSGDSPDRDKALSNLADAHQARYQRTGSRADLDRAIDLGEQALTVMRGDDPDRALVQTGLAYACQFRGLPADLERFIELMEPVVGVLPADAPARAMYLSDLGGAYGKRFNRGGAPADLARAIALGEQALAAAPGEDREPMAFNLATSYHQRYERTGALDDLQRAIEFGEQARTAGASGYLDPSVIPATLGVVYLLRFGRTGAQPDLDRGIEMNEAALAVIDRRDPAGPLVNLCQAYRSRFERTGSPADLDRAIELGGPALAAVPADSPGRASLLCCLGTVHLRRFERTRAPADLEPAIALCEQGVDATVAGDPERLERLYWLFVCLLWWAEHRQTLEDFDRAIELGATAITAADDKNPYWAVFLSDLGRACHRRFALSRVPADVDRAVGLFEQALAAMSTHDPKRTELLSNLGVCYQQRFRHTGALSDLGQAIERGEQAVAAAATGIPDRSAMLSNLGTAYHTRFERTGAPADLDLAIDRFEQALNAMGTGPVPMLTSLALNHEKRYRSTGTRADLDRAIELYEHLVSTVDDPSSLALMSALGFAYWLRFERTETAADLRRATDLLEHVAGALPEDDPQRGGDVLAKLGIAYRSRFERLGTAADLDHAVELGERALEAMPASDPEHPMALGDAGLTYFRRFERDGVLADLRRAIQLGEQGLAGLPAGQRGHAAALSNLGIAYRIRFERTDSLADLDRAIDLGTLAVTAAWSVTPATHGGHLANLGIAHSVRFRRTGVPADLDRAIEWGERAQEHLGNEVNRGGNLANLAQGHLLRFERDLRSPDLDRAIELFEEAVATCAPDHPVRCAYLGHLGDAYLRRLHETGLAVDQTTLRDLATQVARATTASPAQRLYAAGQVGRLAHAMNEHAIAVELFDSAVEMVPLVVPREGRWEDQDYQVGKYRGELVGDAVAAHCALGDAAGAVEAAELGRGAVLAAAMDTRTDLTDLGQAHPGLAGRFQQIRDRLNIVDSAAGDIRERRQRWAEHDTLLAEIRSQPGFARFQLPPRIAELKSAAAGGTIVVVNAGRYRSDAIVVTGDTTIGVALPDLTLAEVESRAQELLAANHNGSSLSGALRAKRVLADVLAWLWDAAVAPILDTLVTPDDALPRVWWMPTGLLGLFPLHAAGHPGRPGALDLVVSSYTPTIRALAHARGRPSATTRRQLTVALASTPGLPDLPGTAAEAAALLARDPSTSPLTGEDATAARVLAALEDATWTHFACHASADLSAPAQSGLCLYDGVLPLPGIARLRLAHAELAYLSACSTAHPGTRNVDEALHLASAFHLAGFRHVIAGLWPLNDSVAAAASAAFYRHLPTTPIAEHAATILHRVTHDLRAEYPDRPDLWAALIHSGP, from the coding sequence ATGTCATTCGACGACCTGGTGCGCGGGTTCCGGCAGCGCCTGACCGTCTGCCAGCAGCAGGGCCAGGCCGACGAGCTGCTGAGCGACTCGATGGCGGCCGAGGCCTCGGAACTGTGGCGGGCCGCCCAGCCGCCCGACGCCGTCCACGTCACGCCCGCGGACGAGGAGCGGCTGGCCGTGGCTTCCCACACCTTGGGCTGGCTGTTCTACCTGCGCTTTTCCGTGCTGGCCCCCGGTCCCGACCGGCTCGGGCAGCTGGCTCGCCTCGTTGTCCACCTCCTGCCCTTGGCCGGTACCACGGCTGTGCTTCCCGAGAACATGCGCGAGGTGCTCGGGCCGGACGCTGATCCCGTCGTCCAGGGGAAGATCGCGTTCGACCTGGCTCGCGAGGGCCAGGCCGTCGACGACCCGTACCTGCTCGACGCGGCCATCATCCTGTTGACCGGCGCCGTCTCCGCCGACCACGGCAGCCGGCCGCTGCTGCTCTACAACCTCAGCCTCGCCTACCTCGCCCGGCACGAGCTCTACCACAACGCGGCCGACCTGACGCGGTCGGTCGAGGTAGGCGAGCAAGCCATCGCCGCCGCCCCGGCCGATGACCCGGATCGCATCGAAAAACTGGGCAACCTCAGCGTTTGCTACCTGCGGCGGTACGAGCAAACCGAGCAGGCGGCGGACCTCGACCGGGCGATCGAGCTGGGCGGGCAGGCGCTGGCCGCCACGTCCGGAGACAGCCCCGACCGGGACAAGGCGCTGTCCAATCTCGCCGACGCCCACCAGGCCCGGTACCAGCGCACCGGCAGCCGGGCGGATCTGGACCGGGCCATTGACCTGGGGGAGCAAGCCCTCACCGTCATGCGGGGCGACGATCCCGATCGAGCACTCGTGCAGACCGGCCTCGCGTACGCCTGCCAGTTCCGCGGCCTGCCCGCGGACCTGGAACGGTTCATCGAGCTGATGGAGCCGGTGGTCGGCGTCCTGCCGGCCGACGCCCCCGCTCGCGCGATGTACCTGTCCGACCTGGGCGGTGCCTACGGCAAACGGTTCAACCGCGGCGGCGCGCCGGCCGACCTGGCCCGCGCGATCGCACTGGGCGAGCAAGCCCTGGCCGCCGCACCCGGCGAAGACCGCGAACCGATGGCGTTCAACCTCGCGACGTCCTACCACCAGCGGTACGAGCGCACGGGCGCGCTGGACGATCTCCAGCGCGCGATCGAGTTCGGCGAACAAGCCCGGACGGCGGGGGCGAGCGGCTACCTCGACCCTTCCGTCATCCCGGCCACGCTGGGTGTGGTTTACCTGCTGCGATTCGGGCGCACCGGCGCGCAGCCGGATCTCGACCGCGGCATCGAGATGAACGAAGCGGCGCTGGCCGTCATCGACCGCCGCGACCCGGCCGGGCCGCTGGTCAACCTCTGCCAGGCCTACCGGTCGCGGTTCGAGCGCACCGGGTCGCCGGCGGATCTGGACCGGGCGATCGAGCTGGGCGGACCCGCTCTGGCCGCGGTTCCCGCCGATTCTCCCGGGCGGGCTTCGCTGCTCTGCTGCCTCGGCACCGTCCATCTCCGCCGGTTCGAGCGGACCCGCGCGCCGGCCGACCTGGAACCCGCGATCGCACTGTGCGAACAGGGCGTCGACGCCACGGTGGCCGGCGATCCGGAGCGGCTGGAACGGCTGTACTGGCTGTTCGTGTGCCTCCTGTGGTGGGCCGAGCACCGGCAGACGCTGGAGGATTTCGACCGCGCCATCGAGCTGGGCGCGACGGCGATCACTGCCGCCGACGACAAAAACCCTTACTGGGCAGTGTTCCTGTCCGATCTCGGCCGGGCCTGTCACCGGCGCTTCGCCCTCAGCCGGGTGCCCGCGGACGTGGATCGCGCCGTCGGCTTGTTCGAACAAGCACTCGCCGCCATGTCCACGCACGATCCCAAACGCACGGAGTTGCTGTCCAACCTCGGCGTCTGCTACCAGCAGCGATTCCGGCACACCGGAGCGCTCTCGGATCTCGGCCAGGCGATCGAGCGCGGCGAGCAGGCCGTGGCCGCCGCCGCGACCGGCATCCCCGACCGTTCGGCAATGTTGTCCAACCTCGGCACCGCCTATCACACCCGGTTCGAACGGACCGGCGCGCCGGCGGATCTCGATCTGGCCATCGACCGGTTCGAGCAGGCACTGAACGCCATGGGCACCGGCCCGGTGCCCATGCTGACAAGCCTCGCCCTCAACCACGAGAAGCGGTACCGGAGCACTGGTACGCGGGCCGACCTCGATCGCGCCATCGAGTTGTACGAACATCTGGTGTCCACTGTAGACGATCCGAGCAGCCTGGCGCTCATGTCGGCGCTCGGGTTCGCTTACTGGCTGCGGTTCGAGCGCACCGAGACGGCGGCGGACCTGCGGCGGGCCACGGACCTGCTCGAGCACGTCGCCGGGGCCCTGCCGGAGGACGATCCCCAGCGCGGGGGCGACGTCCTGGCCAAGCTCGGCATCGCCTATCGCTCCCGGTTCGAGCGGCTGGGGACGGCGGCCGACCTCGATCACGCCGTCGAACTGGGCGAGCGCGCGCTGGAGGCGATGCCGGCGAGCGACCCCGAACACCCGATGGCGCTGGGCGATGCCGGCCTCACCTACTTCCGGCGGTTCGAGCGGGACGGGGTGCTGGCGGACCTGCGGCGGGCCATCCAGCTGGGCGAACAGGGCCTGGCGGGGTTGCCGGCCGGCCAGCGCGGTCACGCCGCCGCGTTGTCCAATCTCGGTATCGCTTACCGCATCCGGTTCGAGCGCACCGATTCCCTGGCGGATCTCGATCGCGCCATCGACCTCGGGACATTAGCGGTGACGGCCGCGTGGTCGGTCACTCCCGCCACCCACGGCGGGCACCTCGCCAACCTCGGCATCGCCCACAGCGTCCGGTTTCGCCGGACCGGGGTGCCGGCGGATCTCGACCGGGCCATCGAGTGGGGCGAACGCGCCCAAGAACACCTGGGGAACGAGGTCAACCGAGGCGGGAATCTGGCCAATCTCGCCCAGGGCCATCTGCTGCGATTCGAGCGCGATCTGCGGTCGCCGGACCTCGACCGGGCCATCGAATTGTTCGAGGAGGCCGTTGCCACCTGCGCTCCCGACCATCCCGTGCGTTGCGCATATCTGGGCCACCTCGGCGACGCCTATCTGCGGCGGTTGCACGAAACCGGCCTGGCCGTCGACCAGACGACACTGCGAGACCTGGCAACGCAGGTTGCCCGCGCGACGACCGCGTCGCCGGCCCAGCGGCTTTACGCGGCGGGCCAGGTCGGGCGGCTCGCGCACGCGATGAACGAGCACGCCATCGCGGTGGAATTGTTCGACTCCGCGGTGGAAATGGTGCCGCTCGTGGTTCCTCGCGAGGGCCGCTGGGAAGACCAGGACTACCAGGTCGGCAAGTACCGGGGCGAACTGGTGGGGGACGCGGTGGCCGCGCACTGCGCCCTCGGCGACGCCGCCGGTGCCGTGGAGGCGGCCGAACTCGGCCGGGGCGCGGTCCTCGCCGCCGCCATGGACACCCGCACGGATCTCACCGACCTCGGCCAGGCCCATCCCGGGCTGGCCGGCCGATTCCAGCAGATCCGGGACCGGCTCAACATCGTCGACAGCGCGGCCGGCGACATCCGGGAGCGCAGGCAACGGTGGGCCGAGCACGACACGCTGCTCGCCGAAATCCGCAGCCAGCCCGGCTTCGCGCGGTTCCAGCTGCCGCCCCGGATCGCCGAACTGAAGTCCGCGGCGGCCGGCGGCACGATCGTGGTGGTCAACGCCGGCCGGTACCGCAGCGACGCGATCGTCGTCACCGGAGACACCACCATCGGCGTCGCGTTGCCGGACCTCACGCTCGCCGAAGTGGAGTCCCGGGCCCAGGAACTGTTGGCGGCCAACCACAACGGGAGTTCGCTGTCGGGCGCGCTACGGGCCAAGCGGGTGCTGGCCGACGTCCTCGCCTGGTTGTGGGACGCGGCCGTCGCGCCGATCCTCGACACCCTGGTCACCCCGGACGACGCGCTGCCCCGAGTGTGGTGGATGCCGACCGGGCTGCTCGGCCTGTTCCCGTTGCACGCCGCCGGTCACCCCGGCCGTCCCGGAGCCCTGGACCTGGTCGTGTCCTCGTACACACCGACTATCCGCGCTCTCGCCCACGCCCGGGGGCGGCCGTCGGCGACCACCCGCCGCCAGCTCACCGTCGCCCTCGCCAGTACTCCCGGGCTGCCCGATCTGCCGGGCACCGCCGCGGAGGCCGCCGCCCTGCTCGCGCGCGATCCGAGCACGTCGCCGCTGACCGGAGAGGACGCCACAGCCGCTCGGGTCCTGGCTGCGCTGGAGGACGCGACCTGGACACACTTCGCCTGCCACGCCAGCGCCGACCTCTCGGCCCCCGCCCAGAGCGGGTTATGCCTGTACGACGGCGTTCTGCCGCTGCCGGGCATCGCCCGCCTCCGCCTCGCTCACGCCGAACTGGCTTACCTGTCCGCGTGCTCCACCGCGCACCCCGGAACCCGGAACGTCGACGAGGCGCTGCATCTGGCGTCCGCCTTTCACCTCGCCGGGTTCCGGCACGTTATCGCCGGCCTCTGGCCGCTCAACGACAGCGTCGCGGCCGCGGCATCAGCCGCCTTCTACCGCCATCTGCCCACCACACCCATCGCCGAACACGCGGCCACGATCCTGCACCGCGTCACCCACGACCTGCGCGCCGAGTACCCCGACCGGCCCGATCTGTGGGCCGCGCTGATCCACAGTGGCCCGTAG
- a CDS encoding MerR family transcriptional regulator — MRIGELSARTDTPRRLLRYYEEQRLIVASRSPNGYREYDEPTVDRVLQIRGLLDAGLPTRIIKQILPCLGKPRALYFPDATPEMIATLEHELDRMTTRITCLTHNRDAIGEYLDAVRDGNPPDVLVDAPA; from the coding sequence ATGCGCATCGGGGAGCTGTCCGCGCGGACCGACACACCACGTCGGCTGCTGCGCTACTACGAGGAGCAACGGCTGATCGTGGCGAGCCGCTCCCCCAACGGCTACCGCGAGTACGACGAGCCGACCGTCGACCGCGTGCTGCAGATCCGCGGCCTGCTCGACGCCGGCCTGCCGACGCGGATCATCAAGCAGATCCTGCCCTGCCTGGGCAAACCCCGCGCCCTCTACTTCCCCGACGCGACCCCGGAAATGATCGCGACGCTGGAACACGAGCTCGACCGCATGACCACCCGCATCACCTGCCTGACCCACAACCGCGACGCGATCGGGGAATACCTGGACGCGGTCAGGGACGGGAATCCACCGGACGTACTCGTCGACGCACCGGCCTGA
- the uvrB gene encoding excinuclease ABC subunit UvrB, translating to MAFATEHPVLAQSDFRPVSDVPRSGGRFEVISDYQPAGDQPAAIDELERRVRAGEKDIVLLGATGTGKSATTAWLIERVQRPTLVMAPNKTLAAQLANELRELFPHNAVEYFVSYYDYYQPEAYIAQTDTYIEKDSSINDDVERLRHSATMNLLSRRDVIVVASVSCIYGLGTPQSYLDRSSMLKVGERLDRDVFLRALVDVQYTRNDIAFARGTFRARGDTVEIIPAYEELAIRVEFFGDEIEKLYYLHPLTGDIVREIDEVRIFPATHYVAGPERMERAIKGIEAELEQRLAELERQGKLLEAQRLRMRTAYDIEMMRQVGFCSGIENYSRHIDGRPSGSAPATLIDYFPEDFLLVIDESHQTVPQIGGMYEGDMSRKRNLVEFGFRLPSATDNRPLTWEEFSDRIGQTVYLSATPGPFEMGQAGGEFVEQVIRPTGLVDPKVVVKPTEGQIDDLVHEIRERAEKDERVLVTTLTKKMSEDLTDYLLELGIRVRYLHSEVDTLRRVELLRQLRAGDYDVLVGINLLREGLDLPEVSLVAILDADKEGFLRSGTSLIQTIGRAARNVSGEVHMYADKITDSMRHAIDETDRRRAKQVAYNEERGVDPQPLRKKIADILDRVYSEAEDSEETVAVGGSGRNSSRGKKPEQGDRVRSSGMLVDKDVSGMPRAQLADLIQQMTDQMMQAARDLQFELAARLRDEVSDLKKELRGMDAAGIK from the coding sequence GTGGCTTTCGCAACCGAACACCCCGTCCTCGCCCAGTCCGACTTCCGGCCGGTCTCCGACGTCCCCCGGTCCGGCGGCCGGTTCGAGGTCATCAGCGACTACCAGCCCGCCGGTGACCAGCCGGCGGCCATCGACGAGCTCGAGCGCCGGGTCCGGGCGGGCGAGAAGGACATCGTGCTGCTGGGCGCCACGGGCACGGGCAAATCGGCCACCACCGCGTGGCTGATCGAGCGCGTGCAGCGCCCCACGCTGGTCATGGCGCCGAACAAGACGCTGGCCGCGCAGCTGGCCAACGAGCTGCGCGAGCTGTTCCCGCACAACGCGGTCGAGTACTTCGTCAGCTACTACGACTACTACCAGCCCGAGGCGTACATCGCGCAGACGGACACCTACATCGAGAAGGACTCGTCGATCAACGACGACGTCGAGCGGCTGCGCCACTCCGCCACGATGAACCTGCTCTCGCGCCGTGACGTCATCGTGGTGGCCAGCGTGTCCTGCATCTACGGGCTGGGCACGCCGCAGTCCTACCTCGACCGGTCCTCGATGCTGAAGGTCGGCGAGCGGCTCGACCGCGACGTGTTCCTGCGCGCGCTGGTCGACGTGCAGTACACGCGCAACGACATCGCGTTCGCCCGCGGCACGTTCCGCGCGCGCGGCGACACGGTGGAGATCATCCCGGCGTACGAGGAGCTGGCCATCCGGGTCGAGTTCTTCGGCGACGAGATCGAGAAGCTGTACTACCTGCACCCGCTCACCGGCGACATCGTGCGCGAGATCGACGAGGTCCGGATCTTCCCGGCCACGCACTACGTCGCCGGCCCGGAGCGCATGGAGCGGGCGATCAAGGGCATCGAGGCGGAGCTCGAGCAGCGGCTGGCCGAGCTGGAGCGCCAGGGCAAGCTGCTGGAGGCCCAGCGGCTGCGCATGCGCACGGCGTACGACATCGAGATGATGCGCCAGGTCGGGTTCTGCTCCGGCATCGAGAACTACTCGCGGCACATCGACGGGCGGCCGTCCGGCTCGGCGCCGGCCACGCTGATCGACTACTTCCCGGAAGACTTCCTGCTGGTCATCGACGAGTCGCACCAGACGGTGCCGCAGATCGGCGGCATGTACGAGGGCGACATGTCGCGCAAGCGCAACCTCGTCGAGTTCGGCTTCCGGCTGCCCAGCGCCACCGACAACCGGCCGCTGACCTGGGAGGAGTTCTCCGACCGGATCGGCCAGACGGTGTACCTCTCGGCGACGCCGGGCCCGTTCGAGATGGGCCAGGCCGGCGGCGAGTTCGTGGAGCAGGTCATCCGCCCGACCGGCCTGGTCGACCCGAAGGTGGTGGTGAAGCCGACCGAGGGCCAGATCGACGACCTGGTGCACGAGATCCGCGAGCGCGCGGAGAAGGACGAGCGGGTGCTGGTCACCACGCTCACCAAGAAGATGTCCGAGGACCTCACCGACTACCTGCTGGAGCTCGGGATCCGGGTGCGGTACCTGCACTCGGAGGTCGACACGCTGCGCCGCGTCGAGCTGCTGCGCCAGCTGCGGGCCGGCGACTACGACGTGCTCGTCGGCATCAACCTGCTGCGGGAGGGCCTCGACCTGCCGGAGGTGTCGCTGGTCGCGATCCTCGACGCGGACAAGGAGGGATTCCTGCGCAGCGGCACCTCGCTGATCCAGACCATCGGCCGCGCGGCGCGAAACGTCTCCGGCGAGGTCCACATGTACGCCGACAAGATCACCGACTCGATGCGGCACGCCATCGACGAGACCGACCGCCGCCGCGCCAAGCAGGTCGCCTACAACGAGGAGCGCGGCGTCGACCCGCAGCCACTCCGGAAGAAGATCGCCGACATCCTCGACCGCGTCTACAGCGAAGCCGAGGACTCCGAGGAAACGGTCGCCGTCGGCGGCTCAGGCCGAAACTCCTCACGCGGCAAGAAACCAGAACAGGGCGACCGCGTCCGCAGCTCGGGCATGCTCGTCGACAAGGACGTGTCGGGCATGCCGCGGGCCCAGCTGGCCGACCTGATCCAGCAGATGACCGACCAGATGATGCAGGCCGCCCGCGACCTGCAGTTCGAACTGGCCGCCCGCCTGCGCGACGAGGTGTCCGACCTGAAGAAGGAACTGCGCGGAATGGACGCCGCGGGAATCAAGTGA
- a CDS encoding MFS transporter produces MRVHQTPHHQPDHNLPEKLRHQPDHKPDRKPNHQPDRKLNHQLPTRALLPLATAVFLTSLTETLPAGVLPGLSAGLGVGEPAAGQAVTVYALGTALTAIPLSAATSGWGRKRLLLTAMAGFAVANTVTAVSASYPLTMAARFVAGVAAGLAWALLAGYARGLAPEPLRGKAIALVMTGIPVALSFGVPAGTFAGDAFGWRAPFFAMTVLAVGTIAWIAALVPDRPGRRHEKAPVLRALTVPGVTPVLAVTLVFVLAHTILYTYVATFLSTLGLGGQTDLVLLVFGLASLVSIAVVGAHIHRRLRVLTLAGAVLVAVAAAVLALTGGSPALVYVAAALWGLGWGGVPTLLQTAAADAGGEQADAAQAMLVTLWNAAMAAGGVAGGILLDAFGARVFPWTVLVLLAPVLAVVVSARGHGFPRARTTAA; encoded by the coding sequence ATGCGAGTCCACCAGACGCCCCACCACCAGCCCGACCACAACCTCCCCGAGAAACTCCGCCACCAGCCCGACCACAAGCCCGACCGCAAGCCCAACCACCAGCCCGACCGCAAGCTCAACCACCAGCTCCCCACCCGTGCCCTCCTGCCCCTGGCCACGGCCGTGTTCCTCACCAGCCTCACCGAGACCCTGCCCGCCGGCGTCCTGCCCGGCCTGAGCGCCGGGCTGGGCGTCGGCGAGCCGGCGGCGGGGCAGGCCGTCACGGTTTACGCGCTCGGCACCGCGCTCACCGCCATCCCGTTGTCCGCCGCCACCTCGGGCTGGGGCCGCAAGCGTTTGCTTCTCACCGCGATGGCGGGCTTCGCCGTGGCCAACACCGTCACTGCCGTCTCGGCGAGCTACCCGTTGACGATGGCCGCCCGCTTCGTGGCCGGGGTCGCGGCCGGGCTGGCGTGGGCGCTGCTCGCCGGGTATGCGCGCGGGCTCGCGCCGGAACCGTTGCGGGGCAAGGCGATCGCGCTCGTCATGACCGGTATCCCGGTCGCGTTGTCGTTCGGCGTGCCCGCCGGGACGTTCGCCGGCGACGCGTTCGGCTGGCGCGCGCCGTTCTTCGCCATGACGGTGCTCGCTGTCGGCACGATCGCCTGGATCGCGGCGCTCGTCCCGGACCGGCCCGGGCGACGCCACGAGAAGGCGCCGGTGCTCAGGGCCCTCACCGTCCCCGGGGTCACCCCGGTACTGGCCGTGACGCTCGTTTTCGTGTTGGCACACACGATCCTCTACACCTACGTGGCCACCTTCCTGAGCACGCTGGGCCTGGGCGGGCAAACGGATCTCGTGCTGCTCGTGTTCGGCCTCGCCTCGCTGGTGAGCATCGCGGTGGTCGGCGCGCACATCCACCGGCGGCTGCGGGTGCTCACCCTCGCCGGCGCCGTGCTGGTCGCGGTGGCGGCCGCGGTCCTCGCCCTCACCGGCGGCAGCCCGGCACTCGTCTACGTCGCCGCCGCGCTCTGGGGCCTCGGCTGGGGCGGCGTCCCGACGCTCCTGCAGACCGCCGCCGCCGACGCGGGCGGCGAGCAGGCCGACGCCGCCCAGGCAATGCTCGTAACGCTGTGGAACGCGGCGATGGCCGCCGGCGGCGTGGCCGGCGGGATCCTGCTCGACGCCTTCGGAGCGCGCGTTTTCCCGTGGACCGTGCTGGTGCTGCTGGCCCCCGTGCTCGCCGTGGTGGTTTCGGCCCGGGGCCACGGTTTTCCGCGGGCCCGGACCACCGCCGCCTAG
- a CDS encoding MmcQ/YjbR family DNA-binding protein has translation MTVEDVIAYCLAKPGAEETYPFGDHVLVAKVGGKAFAFIGQDDPPSVGLKCGATEEEAAELRARHPSAVSVMAYLGRYGWNSVALTAGAASAAVPPAELAELLDASYDAVVAKLPKSRRP, from the coding sequence ATGACCGTCGAGGACGTGATCGCCTATTGCCTGGCTAAGCCGGGCGCGGAGGAGACCTACCCCTTCGGCGACCACGTCCTCGTGGCGAAGGTCGGCGGCAAGGCCTTCGCCTTCATCGGCCAGGACGACCCGCCCTCAGTCGGCTTGAAGTGCGGTGCCACCGAGGAGGAGGCCGCGGAACTGCGGGCCCGCCACCCGTCCGCGGTCTCGGTGATGGCCTACCTTGGCCGCTATGGCTGGAACAGCGTCGCCCTCACCGCCGGCGCTGCTTCCGCCGCCGTGCCGCCCGCCGAGCTGGCAGAACTGCTGGACGCCTCCTACGACGCGGTAGTGGCCAAGCTGCCGAAGTCACGCCGCCCCTGA
- a CDS encoding DUF5685 family protein has protein sequence MFGIIRPCRHRLSARLHADWLAHLCGLCLALRDEHGQLARVVTNYDGLVVSALVEAQAPRAGGRRQAGPCPLRGMRTTSVARGEGAQLAAAVSLVLASAKVGDHVEDGDGAFGRRPVAGAARRVARRWAVQGGRTGLRVGFDTAVLTEAVGRQGELERAARAGDSVLLVTEPAELAASAAFAQTAVLAGRPANAAPLAEAGRLFGRVAHLLDAVEDQAADEADGGWNPLSATGTSLAEARRLVDGAVLGVELALREAEFTEPALVHALLVHELRQAVRRAFGHRQEPPPGWIGPGPLQSPDGFPYHRESHSGANPAAPASTPPGQPGSEPPGQPPSKRRGRGPENGDGGGCWTPKFALPPRRRGVAFGCLVATYMCCSCQFCCRDPFPGPWSGKPHGSWDCDCGGCDCGGCDGCDGCDCCGCDCSC, from the coding sequence TTGTTCGGGATCATCCGGCCGTGCCGGCACCGGCTGTCCGCGCGGCTGCACGCGGACTGGCTGGCTCACCTGTGCGGCCTCTGCCTGGCGTTGCGCGACGAGCACGGGCAGCTCGCGCGCGTCGTGACGAACTACGACGGGCTGGTCGTGTCCGCCCTCGTCGAGGCCCAGGCGCCGCGGGCGGGCGGACGCCGCCAGGCCGGCCCGTGCCCGTTGCGGGGCATGCGGACGACGTCGGTCGCGCGGGGCGAGGGCGCGCAGCTCGCGGCCGCGGTGTCGCTGGTGCTGGCCTCGGCGAAGGTCGGCGACCACGTCGAGGACGGTGACGGCGCGTTCGGCCGCCGTCCCGTCGCCGGCGCGGCCCGGCGCGTCGCGCGGCGGTGGGCGGTGCAGGGCGGCCGCACCGGCTTACGCGTCGGCTTCGACACGGCTGTGCTCACCGAGGCCGTCGGACGGCAAGGCGAGCTGGAACGCGCGGCGCGGGCGGGCGACTCCGTGCTGCTGGTGACGGAGCCGGCCGAGCTGGCGGCGTCCGCGGCCTTCGCGCAGACGGCCGTGCTCGCGGGCCGCCCGGCCAACGCCGCCCCGCTCGCCGAGGCCGGCCGCCTGTTCGGCCGCGTCGCGCACCTGCTGGACGCGGTGGAGGACCAGGCCGCGGACGAGGCCGACGGCGGCTGGAACCCGTTGTCCGCCACCGGAACCAGCCTCGCCGAGGCCCGGCGGCTGGTCGACGGCGCCGTGCTCGGCGTGGAGCTGGCGCTGCGCGAGGCGGAGTTCACCGAGCCCGCGCTGGTGCACGCGCTGCTGGTGCACGAGCTGCGCCAGGCCGTGCGCCGCGCGTTCGGGCACCGGCAGGAGCCGCCGCCCGGCTGGATCGGGCCGGGGCCGCTGCAGTCGCCGGACGGGTTCCCGTACCACCGCGAGTCGCACTCGGGCGCGAACCCGGCTGCGCCAGCGAGTACTCCGCCGGGTCAGCCGGGTTCGGAGCCGCCGGGCCAGCCGCCGTCGAAGCGCCGCGGCCGCGGCCCGGAGAACGGCGACGGGGGTGGCTGCTGGACACCGAAGTTCGCACTGCCGCCGCGCCGGCGCGGGGTCGCGTTCGGCTGCCTGGTCGCGACGTACATGTGCTGCTCCTGCCAGTTCTGCTGCCGCGACCCGTTCCCGGGCCCGTGGAGCGGCAAGCCCCACGGCTCCTGGGACTGCGACTGTGGCGGCTGTGACTGCGGCGGATGTGATGGGTGCGACGGGTGTGACTGCTGTGGTTGTGATTGCAGCTGCTGA